Proteins from a genomic interval of Gadus morhua chromosome 21, gadMor3.0, whole genome shotgun sequence:
- the lratd1 gene encoding protein LRATD1, producing the protein MGNQLDRITHLNYSELPTGDPSGLEKDELRVGVAYFFSDEEEEVDDRSPSDCGFTKDHSPGEEGPLTVSEVEYSAFCSQECIFSKLRENEDLHVYSDKTLLTMCKPGDLLELVAAAQAPHWAVYEQNDQVIHLHKGEIRKDSLLEVSGGRHGRIVNNRYRFRPLPADLVMQNAAGHLGLNSGEICWTNSESFAAWCRFGKREFKAGGEAHSAEQQYFLKVHVSGSGVHTLVFRSLEDMIRERRRVDASGILKELSLVHGGHE; encoded by the coding sequence ATGGGAAATCAACTGGATCGGATCACCCACCTAAACTACAGCGAGCTGCCCACGGGGGATCCGTCCGGGCTGGAGAAAGACGAGCTTCGGGTCGGCGTCGCCTATTTCTTctctgacgaagaggaggaggtggacgaccGCTCTCCGTCAGACTGCGGCTTCACCAAGGACCACAGCCCGGGCGAGGAGGGGCCCTTGACCGTCAGCGAGGTGGAATACTCCGCCTTCTGCTCCCAGGAATGCATCTTCTCCAAGCTCCGCGAGAACGAAGACCTGCACGTGTACTCGGACAAAACTTTGCTGACTATGTGCAAACCGGGGGACCTGCTGGAGCTCGTGGCGGCCGCGCAGGCGCCGCACTGGGCCGTCTACGAGCAGAACGACCAGGTCATCCACTTGCACAAGGGCGAGATCCGCAAAGACAGCCTCCTGGAGGTCAGCGGCGGCCGCCACGGCAGGATAGTGAATAACCGCTACCGGTTCCGACCGCTGCCAGCGGACCTGGTCATGCAGAACGCGGCCGGCCACCTGGGCCTGAACAGCGGGGAGATATGCTGGACCAACTCGGAAAGTTTTGCCGCCTGGTGTCGCTTCGGGAAGCGGGAGTTCAAAGCCGGGGGCGAGGCGCACTCGGCGGAGCAGCAGTATTTTCTCAAGGTGCATGTGTCGGGCAGCGGGGTGCACACGCTGGTGTTTCGCAGCTTGGAGGACATGATACGGGAACGACGGCGCGTGGACGCGAGTGGAATTCTCAAAGAGCTTTCTTTGGTGCACGGGGGACATGAGTGA